The genomic DNA TTGTGACCTTTGTCCCCTCTTCGTATCACAAGTGTATTCATCTTCTCTCCACCTATATGATAGGCTTCCCCGAAGCCAAAGGTTGCTTCTCCGTAAATGGGCTTAAGGGCATAAAGGTTAAAGTCTTTCATTCCCATCAGCATGGTGACGATAGGGGCATCGAATTTATCTTTAAAATTTTCCATAATCGTGTTAAATCTTTCATCCTCCCTGGAAACAGATGTGACATCGCACTGCAGCGAGATACGTTTTCTTGCAAAGATATTTTCACTCTTGCTCTCATCTTCGACAAAGAGTGCAGAAGCCCGGGGTGTGGACTGTATATTTTTTGCATGTGTGGCAAGGTTTGATATGAAGATATAGACCTCCTCCCCATCATAGTAAAAAGGTGCATAAGAGGAGAAAGGGTAGCCATTGCTGCCCAGTGTTCCCAGGACCACACTCTGAAATCCGGCCAATAGTTCTGTCAGGGTTTTCATACCGGGGTCAGTAACTCCTGTTTTTCATCGCCTGCTGGGCTTCACGTTTGAGTGTTTTTTCTTTCATGTCGGCACGTTTGTCATGCAGTTTTTTACCTTTGGCTATCGCGATGCTCACTTTGGCAATGTTACGTTCATTGAAATAGATCATAAGCGGTACGATGGTCAGGCCGTCTTTATGTACTTTGACATAGAGTTTTTCCAACTCTTTTTTATGTAAAAGCAGTTTTCGTGGTGCACGTGTATCCGGGGTAAAATATTTGCTTGCTGTTTCAAGGTGGGCGATGTGGGCATTCATAAGATGCAGTTCACCCTGGATGAATCGGCAAAAAGCA from Sulfurovum xiamenensis includes the following:
- the smpB gene encoding SsrA-binding protein SmpB, whose translation is MAINIIAQNKKARHDYEILEKFEAGIVLSGAEVKALRAKRANLADAFCRFIQGELHLMNAHIAHLETASKYFTPDTRAPRKLLLHKKELEKLYVKVHKDGLTIVPLMIYFNERNIAKVSIAIAKGKKLHDKRADMKEKTLKREAQQAMKNRSY
- a CDS encoding HugZ family protein, giving the protein MKTLTELLAGFQSVVLGTLGSNGYPFSSYAPFYYDGEEVYIFISNLATHAKNIQSTPRASALFVEDESKSENIFARKRISLQCDVTSVSREDERFNTIMENFKDKFDAPIVTMLMGMKDFNLYALKPIYGEATFGFGEAYHIGGEKMNTLVIRRGDKGHK